The Thermanaerovibrio acidaminovorans DSM 6589 genome contains a region encoding:
- the dapB gene encoding 4-hydroxy-tetrahydrodipicolinate reductase — protein MSGGVFVAGVSGNVGRMVALRVLKEGLKLAGGLCLEEGADVGELLGIDPLGMRAFGDLRRGLAETKPQVAVDFTSADVLEDHIKGYLEMGVPAVVGTTGLSADRIDQVRSKVAQAGGRMALISNFSLGVNLVMDFLKSASEHFPWASVWDLHHNRMANSPSGTAVSMAKLLQGGGEVSTREVVDRVLGGKVEGVAIHSERMPFPSDYSEHQILLGRPGEVIRIQICGFDSSIYVDGVMMAVRRVPELPPGTLVTSLGELAR, from the coding sequence TTGTCCGGAGGGGTTTTCGTCGCCGGCGTGTCGGGCAACGTGGGCCGAATGGTGGCCCTCAGGGTCCTAAAAGAGGGACTGAAGCTGGCGGGGGGGCTGTGCCTAGAGGAGGGAGCCGACGTAGGGGAGCTCCTGGGGATCGATCCCCTTGGGATGAGGGCCTTCGGGGACCTTAGAAGGGGCCTGGCGGAGACCAAGCCCCAGGTGGCGGTGGACTTCACCTCCGCGGATGTCCTGGAGGACCACATCAAGGGCTACCTGGAGATGGGGGTGCCGGCGGTGGTGGGCACCACCGGCCTGTCGGCGGATCGGATCGACCAGGTCCGCTCCAAGGTAGCCCAAGCGGGGGGGCGGATGGCCCTCATATCCAACTTCAGCCTGGGGGTCAATCTGGTGATGGACTTCCTAAAATCCGCGTCGGAGCACTTCCCCTGGGCCTCCGTCTGGGACCTGCACCATAACCGGATGGCCAACTCCCCCAGCGGCACCGCGGTGTCCATGGCCAAGCTGCTTCAGGGGGGAGGGGAGGTGTCCACCCGGGAGGTGGTGGACCGGGTCCTGGGTGGAAAGGTTGAGGGAGTGGCCATCCACTCGGAGAGGATGCCCTTCCCGTCGGACTACTCGGAGCACCAGATCCTGCTGGGTCGCCCCGGGGAGGTGATCCGGATCCAAATCTGCGGCTTCGACAGCTCCATCTACGTGGACGGGGTGATGATGGCCGTAAGGCGGGTGCCAGAGCTTCCCCCGGGCACGCTGGTCACCTCCCTGGGGGAGCTGGCCCGCTGA
- a CDS encoding HD domain-containing protein gives MITFDLLETAFGAFSMERWNDHPRPLGLYEMDKQGHKAVVALLLARQTGLDDLPGLARGLVFEFLKRAVLTDLKPPVYYRLTQTGGDRMARWVLDKWRDHLEAVSPKLMHLFEIHLTRGPREDMQRVLEGANSVATAWELSLIEPLARGIYGFDRTKREVMDRLEAHRDLPLVREFLFKLAGARSHPLCNFVDLVAQLRFQKRWTRVQRIPNTSVLGHMFFVGFLSFLMSAMCGLNTNRWGWNFFGGLMHDLPEALTRDVISPLKREMGLQDLLQELESQMMEREVYPLLEDHAPLIRFLVESPFSLKAFHQGRPVLDLSVRREAEMELMSSPVVDGPLVDLSDKYSAFLEARFSIHYGVSSRVLREAAEAIRSNCQIKAYNGIEMRGLFQVFDQI, from the coding sequence TTGATAACCTTTGACCTATTGGAGACCGCCTTCGGGGCCTTCAGCATGGAGCGGTGGAACGACCACCCCCGCCCGCTGGGCCTCTACGAGATGGACAAGCAGGGGCACAAGGCGGTGGTGGCCCTGCTTCTTGCCCGTCAGACGGGGCTCGATGACCTGCCCGGACTGGCGAGGGGGCTGGTCTTCGAGTTCCTCAAGAGGGCGGTGCTGACGGACCTTAAGCCCCCGGTCTACTACCGGCTCACCCAGACCGGCGGGGACCGGATGGCCCGGTGGGTCCTGGACAAGTGGCGTGACCACCTGGAGGCGGTGTCCCCGAAGCTTATGCACCTCTTCGAGATCCACCTGACCAGGGGGCCAAGGGAGGACATGCAACGGGTGCTGGAGGGGGCCAACTCGGTGGCCACCGCCTGGGAGCTCTCCCTCATCGAGCCCCTGGCCCGGGGGATATACGGCTTCGACAGGACCAAACGGGAGGTGATGGACCGGCTGGAGGCCCACCGGGACCTGCCCCTGGTCCGGGAGTTCCTCTTCAAGCTTGCCGGCGCCAGGAGCCACCCCCTCTGCAACTTCGTGGACCTGGTGGCCCAGCTCCGGTTCCAGAAGCGCTGGACCCGGGTTCAGCGGATCCCCAACACCTCAGTCCTGGGGCACATGTTCTTCGTTGGCTTCCTCAGCTTCCTCATGTCCGCCATGTGCGGCCTAAACACCAACCGATGGGGCTGGAACTTCTTCGGGGGCCTCATGCACGACCTCCCCGAGGCCCTCACCCGGGACGTGATCTCCCCCCTCAAGCGGGAAATGGGACTGCAGGACCTCCTCCAGGAGCTGGAGTCCCAGATGATGGAGCGGGAGGTGTACCCCCTGCTGGAGGATCACGCCCCCCTGATCCGGTTCCTGGTGGAGTCCCCCTTCTCCCTCAAGGCCTTCCACCAGGGAAGGCCTGTCCTGGACCTGTCGGTCCGCCGGGAGGCGGAGATGGAGCTCATGAGCTCCCCGGTGGTGGACGGACCCCTGGTTGACCTGTCGGACAAGTACTCCGCCTTCCTGGAGGCCCGGTTCTCCATCCATTACGGGGTCTCCAGCCGGGTCCTCCGGGAGGCGGCGGAGGCCATCCGCTCCAACTGCCAAATAAAGGCTTATAATGGCATAGAGATGAGGGGACTGTTCCAGGTCTTCGACCAGATCTGA
- a CDS encoding flavin reductase family protein — MIVEKDQLRVNRFFLPGMPVVLVGAMVDGRANFMTVAFVGQVNFSPPMLGISIGDHATRDAILKTRQFSVNVPSRGLLKRVDLMGLVSGRERDKSKVFNVSFGRLPMAPFAEECPVNVGLTVKHTLELPGDVLFVGLVEEVLVDRQALYQDGLVDVSKVDPFFLSMPDNIYWSLGGQCGAAWHDGLPLRDSVPGL; from the coding sequence GTGATCGTGGAGAAGGATCAGCTGAGGGTGAACCGTTTCTTCCTGCCCGGCATGCCGGTGGTCCTGGTGGGGGCAATGGTGGATGGCAGGGCCAACTTCATGACCGTGGCCTTCGTAGGACAGGTCAACTTCTCGCCCCCCATGCTGGGGATCTCCATCGGGGACCACGCCACCCGGGACGCGATCCTCAAGACCCGCCAGTTCTCGGTGAACGTCCCCTCCCGGGGGCTGCTCAAGCGGGTGGACCTGATGGGGCTGGTGAGCGGCCGGGAGAGGGACAAGTCCAAGGTCTTCAACGTCTCCTTCGGCCGGCTTCCCATGGCCCCCTTCGCGGAGGAGTGCCCGGTGAACGTGGGTCTCACGGTGAAGCACACCTTGGAGCTCCCCGGGGACGTGCTCTTCGTGGGGCTGGTGGAGGAGGTGCTGGTGGACCGGCAGGCGCTCTACCAGGACGGGCTGGTGGACGTGTCCAAGGTGGATCCCTTCTTCCTGTCCATGCCGGACAACATCTACTGGTCCCTGGGGGGCCAGTGCGGTGCCGCCTGGCACGATGGCCTGCCCCTCCGGGACTCGGTGCCCGGACTGTAG